From Thalassotalea euphylliae, the proteins below share one genomic window:
- a CDS encoding GDCCVxC domain-containing (seleno)protein, with protein sequence MQGVELESKITCPECGFSKVETMPTNACQWYYECEGCKALLKPLKGDCCVYCSYGTVKCPPIQEGSSCCNKS encoded by the coding sequence ATGCAAGGTGTAGAATTAGAGTCTAAGATTACTTGCCCAGAATGCGGATTTAGTAAGGTCGAGACCATGCCAACAAACGCTTGCCAGTGGTATTACGAATGTGAAGGATGTAAAGCGCTGCTCAAGCCGTTAAAAGGTGACTGTTGCGTATATTGTTCTTATGGAACCGTTAAATGCCCTCCTATTCAAGAAGGAAGCAGTTGCTGCAACAAATCTTAA